A genomic region of Kineococcus rhizosphaerae contains the following coding sequences:
- a CDS encoding glycoside hydrolase family 3 C-terminal domain-containing protein, giving the protein MTDTDVPRSPAQLLAELTLEEKAALLDGSNFWHTEPVERLGVPALMVTDGPHGLRKQAGDGDHLGLNASVPATCFPPAAGLASSWNTDLLRRLGEALGRETRAEKVSVLLGPGVNMKRSPLCGRNFEYFSEDPVLAGDLAAALVEGVQSQGVGTSLKHFAANNQETQRMTISADVDERTLREIYLTAFERVVTKAQPWTVMCSYNKINGVYASQDPWLLTQVLREEWGFRGLVVSDWGAVDVREDGVRAGLDLEMPSSSGAGTQRLLEAVATGTLATADLDRAVLRVLELVEKSRAALADPGTFDPAAHHALAREAATQSAVLLKNSDAILPLAATGGSIAVVGEFARSPRYQGAGSSQVNPTQLDDALSALRERFTGREVTFAAGYEPESEEVDATLVAEAVAHAAAAEVVVLFLGLPSSYESEGYDREHTNLPPTQLALLDAVVVANPHVVVVLANGSVVNLEPWQGSVEAVLEGWLGGQAGGSAVADLLSGAVNPSGKLAETIPVAYRDNPTIGNFPGEHGHVRYGEGLLIGYRWYDAHSLPVAAAFGHGLSYTTFAYSGLDLVAGEDGLDVHVTITNTGDVAGSEVVQVYVADTEASVSRPDQELKGFARVSLEPGQSREVVITLDERAFSFWHTAVGRWVVEGGEFGIRVGASSRDIRLATTITLPGDGVVTPLALDSELETWLAHPGVGASLRATLSGTSWEGMLFDPHNGAMMRAIPLLRLTRFPGFPIAEAELPALLESADV; this is encoded by the coding sequence ATGACCGACACCGACGTCCCGCGCTCGCCGGCGCAGCTGCTGGCCGAGCTCACGCTCGAGGAGAAGGCCGCCCTGCTCGACGGGTCCAACTTCTGGCACACCGAACCCGTCGAGCGCCTGGGCGTCCCGGCCCTCATGGTCACCGACGGCCCGCACGGCCTGCGCAAGCAGGCCGGGGACGGCGACCACCTCGGCCTGAACGCCTCCGTGCCCGCCACCTGCTTCCCGCCGGCCGCGGGGCTGGCCTCCTCGTGGAACACCGACCTGCTGCGCCGGCTCGGCGAGGCCCTGGGCCGTGAGACGCGGGCCGAGAAGGTGTCGGTCCTGCTCGGCCCCGGGGTGAACATGAAGCGTTCGCCGCTGTGCGGGCGCAACTTCGAGTACTTCTCCGAGGACCCGGTGCTGGCCGGCGACCTCGCCGCGGCCCTGGTCGAGGGTGTCCAGAGCCAGGGCGTGGGGACGTCGCTGAAGCACTTCGCGGCCAACAACCAGGAGACGCAGCGGATGACGATCTCCGCCGACGTCGACGAGCGCACGCTGCGCGAGATCTACCTCACCGCCTTCGAGCGGGTGGTGACGAAGGCCCAGCCGTGGACCGTCATGTGCTCGTACAACAAGATCAACGGCGTCTACGCCTCGCAGGACCCCTGGCTGCTGACGCAGGTCCTGCGCGAGGAGTGGGGGTTCCGGGGCCTCGTCGTCTCCGACTGGGGCGCCGTCGACGTCCGCGAGGACGGGGTGCGCGCCGGCCTGGACCTGGAGATGCCCAGCTCGTCGGGTGCGGGGACGCAGCGCCTGCTCGAGGCCGTGGCCACCGGGACGCTGGCCACCGCCGACCTCGACCGCGCCGTGCTGCGCGTCCTGGAACTCGTCGAGAAGTCCCGGGCGGCGCTGGCCGACCCGGGCACCTTCGACCCCGCCGCCCACCACGCCCTGGCCCGCGAGGCCGCGACCCAGAGCGCGGTCCTGCTGAAGAACTCCGACGCGATCCTGCCGCTGGCCGCCACCGGCGGGAGCATCGCCGTCGTCGGCGAGTTCGCCCGCTCCCCCCGCTACCAGGGCGCCGGCAGTTCGCAGGTGAACCCCACGCAGCTCGACGACGCGCTCAGCGCGCTGCGGGAGCGGTTCACCGGGCGCGAGGTCACCTTCGCCGCCGGGTACGAACCCGAGAGCGAGGAGGTGGACGCCACCCTGGTCGCCGAGGCCGTCGCGCACGCCGCGGCCGCCGAGGTCGTCGTCCTGTTCCTGGGCCTGCCGTCGTCGTACGAGTCCGAGGGGTACGACCGCGAGCACACGAACCTGCCGCCGACGCAGCTCGCGCTGCTGGACGCCGTCGTCGTGGCGAACCCGCACGTCGTCGTCGTGCTGGCCAACGGGTCGGTCGTGAACCTGGAACCGTGGCAGGGGTCGGTCGAGGCGGTCCTGGAGGGCTGGCTCGGCGGCCAGGCCGGCGGGTCCGCGGTCGCCGACCTGCTCTCCGGCGCCGTCAACCCGTCGGGCAAGCTCGCCGAGACGATCCCGGTGGCCTACCGGGACAACCCCACGATCGGCAACTTCCCGGGCGAGCACGGGCACGTCCGGTACGGCGAGGGTCTGCTCATCGGGTACCGCTGGTACGACGCCCACTCCCTGCCCGTGGCGGCGGCCTTCGGTCACGGGCTGTCGTACACGACGTTCGCCTACTCCGGCCTGGACCTCGTCGCAGGCGAGGACGGCCTGGACGTGCACGTGACGATCACGAACACCGGCGACGTCGCGGGCAGCGAGGTCGTGCAGGTGTACGTGGCCGACACCGAGGCGAGCGTCTCGCGCCCGGACCAGGAGCTGAAGGGTTTCGCACGGGTCAGCCTCGAACCGGGCCAGAGCCGCGAGGTCGTGATCACCCTGGACGAGCGCGCGTTCTCCTTCTGGCACACGGCCGTCGGCCGCTGGGTCGTCGAGGGCGGCGAGTTCGGGATCCGCGTCGGGGCGTCCTCGCGCGACATCCGCCTGGCCACCACGATCACCCTGCCGGGGGACGGGGTCGTGACCCCGCTCGCGCTCGACTCCGAGCTGGAGACCTGGCTCGCCCACCCGGGCGTGGGCGCCTCGCTGCGCGCGACGCTGTCCGGGACGTCCTGGGAGGGCATGCTGTTCGACCCGCACAACGGCGCCATGATGCGGGCGATCCCGCTGCTGCGGCTGACCCGGTTCCCCGGGTTCCCGATCGCCGAGGCGGAGCTGCCGGCGCTGCTGGAGTCCGCCGACGTCTGA
- a CDS encoding TetR/AcrR family transcriptional regulator — translation MSTRGEYAKGRARREQILTEAVALFAGSGYQAASLRDLAARCGLSQAGLLHHVGGKEALLLAVLRQRDVEDAAALELQAGTGRERLAALLDVVRRNVGRRGTVELFSVLSAEATSPAHPAHAFFDERYRQVVAALTDAFADCGHPRPGSAARRLVAVLDGLQVQWLLHPDDVDMVAEVDAQIAVELASAGGSSRVWTQPAG, via the coding sequence GTGAGCACTCGGGGTGAGTACGCCAAGGGGCGCGCGCGGCGCGAGCAGATCCTCACCGAGGCCGTCGCGCTGTTCGCCGGGTCCGGTTACCAGGCGGCGTCGCTGCGCGACCTCGCGGCCCGCTGCGGACTGTCCCAGGCCGGGCTGCTGCACCACGTGGGGGGCAAGGAGGCGCTGCTGCTGGCGGTGCTCCGGCAGCGCGACGTCGAGGACGCGGCCGCTCTGGAACTGCAGGCCGGGACCGGCCGCGAACGACTCGCGGCGCTGCTGGACGTGGTGCGGCGCAACGTCGGGCGCCGCGGGACCGTCGAGCTGTTCAGCGTGCTGTCCGCCGAGGCCACCTCGCCCGCCCACCCCGCGCACGCCTTCTTCGACGAGCGCTACCGGCAGGTCGTCGCCGCGCTGACCGACGCGTTCGCGGACTGCGGGCACCCCCGGCCCGGTTCCGCGGCGCGCCGGCTGGTCGCCGTCCTGGACGGCCTGCAGGTGCAGTGGCTGCTGCACCCCGACGACGTCGACATGGTCGCGGAGGTCGACGCGCAGATCGCCGTCGAACTGGCCTCGGCGGGCGGGTCGTCCCGGGTGTGGACGCAGCCCGCCGGGTGA
- a CDS encoding ComEA family DNA-binding protein has protein sequence MPASPPPRDGVARARDLALRQFRTPGASHAATSAANSDEEFDEEFDEDDPAPTAPSPSWRRAVADRTPPGLRAVRTRVGPRAALGVLLVGLLVAAALTFLVWRGWPRPAAVQGEALPARTTAPVPSAPATASPSPAGQVSGQSSGQVVVHVAGRVASTGVVTLAAGSRVADALTAAGGAGPDADLDAVNLARVLVDGEQVLVPGPGQAPPAAPPGVAAGSVPVAGPVDLNTATAADLDALPGVGEVLAGRIVAWRRENGRFSSVDDLGEVQGIGPKVLEGLRDLVRV, from the coding sequence GTGCCTGCCTCCCCACCCCCGCGTGACGGCGTCGCCCGAGCCCGGGACCTCGCGCTCCGGCAGTTCCGGACCCCCGGCGCGAGCCACGCCGCGACCTCGGCCGCGAACTCCGACGAGGAGTTCGACGAGGAGTTCGACGAGGACGACCCGGCACCCACCGCACCGTCGCCCTCCTGGCGGCGGGCGGTGGCCGACCGCACGCCGCCGGGGTTGCGGGCGGTCCGCACCCGCGTCGGGCCGCGCGCCGCGCTGGGAGTCCTCCTGGTGGGACTGCTCGTGGCCGCCGCCCTCACGTTCCTCGTCTGGCGCGGATGGCCGCGACCGGCTGCGGTGCAGGGGGAGGCGCTTCCCGCGCGCACGACCGCGCCGGTCCCGAGCGCACCCGCCACCGCGTCTCCGTCCCCCGCGGGACAGGTCTCGGGACAGTCCTCGGGGCAGGTCGTCGTCCACGTCGCGGGCCGGGTCGCCTCGACGGGTGTCGTGACCCTGGCCGCGGGCAGCCGCGTCGCCGACGCGCTGACCGCGGCGGGCGGGGCCGGCCCCGACGCCGACCTCGACGCGGTGAACCTCGCCCGGGTCCTCGTCGACGGCGAGCAGGTGCTGGTCCCCGGTCCGGGACAGGCCCCGCCCGCCGCACCGCCGGGTGTCGCCGCCGGGTCCGTTCCCGTGGCCGGGCCCGTGGACCTCAACACCGCCACGGCCGCCGACCTCGACGCCCTGCCGGGCGTGGGGGAGGTCCTCGCCGGGCGGATCGTCGCCTGGCGGCGGGAGAACGGCAGGTTCTCCAGCGTCGACGACCTCGGGGAGGTGCAGGGCATCGGGCCGAAGGTGCTGGAGGGCCTGCGGGACCTGGTGAGGGTGTGA
- a CDS encoding ComEC/Rec2 family competence protein: MSAPPVPLDLRLAAVAVAAWATAFGATGAPGWRPVLVGAGVLVAAVGFLVAAGRGARGVLVLAGCLLVLLSVALQHGRSTAGGVQDLAHRTVSGTFTATVTSDPHALPALHEGDAPRVVLDVRLRRVSARGATTALAAPATVFAPADGWRAVRWGDRVAFGGRLGPAEPGDRSVVVVSARALDATHRPGGPLTVAERLRTGLRDAVADQPRDARGLLPGLVVGDTSELPDDLEAAMKQVGLTHLTAVSGSNTTLVVGFVVLVASWLGFGRRSRLLVAGVGLVGFVVLARPDPSVLRAAVMGGVGLAGLAAGRPVRGVPVVGAAVVVLLVADPWLAREYGFVLSVLATTALVLLARPWAERLTGAGLPRVVAYSLAVPAAAQAVCGPVVVLLQPSVNLVTIPANVLVAPAVAPATVIGLAATLLSPLWPGGAALLAWPAGWCAWWIAAVTRGCARLPTSLEVPAGAAGFVVVVLLTLLVVAAVAAVVRFRRSGRRWLAVAAVLLLVAVLLVRCAPRWGGPSGPWPPPDWLVVGCDVGQGDALVLRSGPASAVLVDAGPDDVLVDGCLDRLGVRRLDAVVLTHFHADHVGGLAGALRGRPVGRVLVSPLAVEPAARGVRRTVGAVEVTEAVAGQRGSAGTVRWTVLAPEPSVAQLAAPDSSQVNDSSLVLLADVAGVSVLLTGDLERDGQRAVLSHWPEGASVDVVKVAHHGSANQDRRFYARVRPRIALVEVGEVNDYGHPAAGTLDLLTRTGARVLRTDTGGDVAVAGTAAALRTVVRGSDPRQAARRAQNSDG; encoded by the coding sequence GTGAGCGCGCCACCGGTCCCGCTCGACCTGCGCCTGGCGGCCGTGGCCGTCGCCGCGTGGGCGACCGCGTTCGGTGCCACCGGCGCCCCGGGGTGGCGGCCCGTGCTGGTGGGCGCCGGCGTGCTGGTCGCGGCGGTGGGGTTCCTCGTCGCGGCCGGCCGCGGGGCCCGCGGCGTCCTCGTGCTCGCCGGCTGCCTGCTGGTGCTCCTCTCGGTGGCCCTGCAGCACGGCCGGTCCACCGCCGGCGGGGTGCAGGACCTCGCGCATCGCACGGTGTCCGGGACGTTCACCGCGACCGTGACGTCCGACCCGCACGCCCTGCCCGCGCTGCACGAGGGCGACGCGCCGCGGGTGGTGCTCGACGTCCGGCTGCGCCGGGTCAGCGCCCGGGGCGCGACGACGGCCCTGGCCGCGCCCGCCACGGTGTTCGCCCCCGCCGACGGGTGGCGCGCCGTCCGCTGGGGGGACCGCGTCGCGTTCGGCGGGCGCCTCGGCCCGGCCGAGCCGGGGGACCGGTCCGTCGTCGTGGTCTCGGCGCGGGCCCTGGACGCGACCCACCGCCCCGGCGGGCCGCTGACCGTCGCCGAGCGGCTGCGCACGGGGTTGCGCGACGCCGTCGCGGACCAGCCGCGGGACGCGCGCGGGTTGCTGCCGGGCCTGGTCGTGGGGGACACCAGCGAGCTGCCCGACGACCTCGAGGCCGCGATGAAGCAGGTCGGGCTGACGCACCTCACCGCCGTCAGCGGGTCGAACACGACGCTGGTCGTGGGGTTCGTCGTCCTCGTCGCGTCGTGGCTGGGGTTCGGCCGGCGGTCGCGGCTGCTGGTCGCCGGGGTGGGACTGGTGGGTTTCGTCGTGCTGGCCCGGCCGGACCCGAGCGTGCTGCGGGCGGCCGTGATGGGCGGGGTCGGTCTGGCCGGTCTGGCGGCCGGGCGGCCCGTGCGGGGGGTCCCCGTGGTGGGGGCGGCGGTCGTGGTGCTGCTCGTCGCCGACCCGTGGCTGGCCCGGGAGTACGGGTTCGTCCTGTCGGTCCTGGCCACGACGGCGCTGGTGCTGCTGGCCCGGCCCTGGGCCGAACGGCTCACCGGCGCCGGGCTGCCGCGGGTCGTCGCGTACTCCCTGGCGGTCCCCGCTGCGGCGCAGGCGGTGTGCGGGCCGGTCGTGGTCCTGCTGCAGCCGTCGGTGAACCTCGTGACGATCCCCGCGAACGTCCTGGTCGCCCCGGCGGTCGCGCCCGCGACGGTCATCGGCCTGGCCGCCACGCTGCTCTCGCCCCTGTGGCCGGGCGGGGCGGCGCTGCTGGCGTGGCCCGCGGGGTGGTGCGCGTGGTGGATCGCCGCCGTGACCCGGGGCTGCGCCCGGTTGCCGACGTCGCTGGAGGTCCCGGCCGGGGCGGCGGGTTTCGTCGTGGTCGTGCTGCTGACGCTGCTGGTCGTCGCGGCCGTCGCAGCGGTCGTCCGGTTCCGGCGTTCGGGGCGGCGGTGGTTGGCCGTGGCCGCGGTGCTGCTCCTGGTGGCCGTGCTCCTCGTGCGGTGCGCACCCCGCTGGGGTGGGCCGTCGGGGCCGTGGCCGCCACCGGACTGGCTCGTGGTGGGCTGCGACGTCGGCCAGGGCGACGCGCTCGTGCTGCGGTCCGGGCCGGCGTCGGCGGTGCTGGTGGACGCCGGCCCCGACGACGTCCTCGTCGACGGCTGCCTGGACCGGCTGGGGGTGCGGCGGCTGGACGCGGTGGTGCTCACCCACTTCCACGCCGACCACGTCGGGGGTCTGGCCGGGGCCCTGCGGGGCCGGCCGGTGGGCCGGGTCCTCGTCTCCCCGCTCGCGGTCGAACCCGCCGCCCGCGGCGTGCGACGGACGGTCGGTGCGGTCGAGGTCACCGAAGCCGTCGCGGGCCAGCGGGGATCGGCCGGGACCGTGCGCTGGACGGTCCTGGCGCCCGAACCCTCGGTGGCGCAGCTCGCAGCACCGGACTCCTCGCAGGTCAACGACTCCAGCCTCGTGCTGCTCGCCGACGTCGCCGGGGTGAGCGTCCTGCTCACCGGTGACCTCGAACGCGACGGTCAGCGGGCGGTGCTCTCGCACTGGCCCGAGGGCGCGAGCGTCGACGTCGTCAAGGTCGCCCACCACGGCTCGGCCAACCAGGACCGGCGGTTCTACGCCCGGGTGCGGCCGCGGATCGCGCTCGTGGAGGTGGGGGAGGTCAACGACTACGGCCACCCGGCCGCGGGGACGTTGGACCTGCTCACGCGGACCGGGGCCCGGGTGCTGCGCACCGACACCGGCGGCGACGTCGCGGTCGCCGGGACGGCCGCGGCGCTGCGGACCGTGGTGCGCGGGTCGGACCCGCGGCAGGCCGCGCGGCGCGCGCAGAACTCCGACGGGTGA
- a CDS encoding amidohydrolase family protein, which produces MTQTTLLTADVVVPLAGAGPERHRVLAPGAVVVDGQTILAVGGPAELRAAHPEAVVHELPGRVLMPGLVNAHHHSGLLRGTAEHLPVWEWLRLHIDPMHRVLRPEEAEAAAWLCYAEGLLSGTTTVVDMWRYLDGAARAALQLGNRLVTVNYVGAHPDHDYFDTLDDNERLLKEWSGAAGGRIVPWVGLEHPFYADEAGQRRAIALAGEYGTGLYTHCSEAEIEVEQFQQRYGARPVHALDRLGFFDTPNTVLAHAVWLDDSEIELLAARRGGVSHNPVSNMKLASGFAPVAELLAAGVAVGIGSDGEKENNNLDLFEEMKVASLLGKLRVMDAAAMDSWQVLEMATRGGARAMGLDETTGSLEAGKQADLIAVRLDTPRMTPLFTDGPYANVHHNLVHAVRGSDVDLTMVAGQVVVRDGRLVTADLHEIISRANSLVPDLFARRSAWLAENGEPEGVMP; this is translated from the coding sequence GTGACCCAGACCACCCTCCTCACGGCCGACGTCGTCGTGCCGCTGGCCGGGGCCGGGCCCGAGCGGCACCGTGTCCTCGCCCCCGGGGCCGTCGTCGTCGACGGCCAGACGATCCTCGCCGTCGGTGGTCCCGCCGAACTGCGGGCTGCCCACCCCGAGGCCGTCGTCCACGAACTGCCCGGACGTGTCCTCATGCCCGGCCTGGTCAACGCCCACCACCACTCCGGGCTGCTGCGCGGGACGGCGGAGCACCTGCCGGTGTGGGAGTGGCTGCGTCTGCACATCGACCCGATGCACCGGGTGCTGCGGCCCGAGGAGGCCGAAGCCGCAGCGTGGCTCTGCTACGCCGAGGGTCTGCTCTCAGGCACCACGACGGTCGTCGACATGTGGCGCTACCTCGACGGGGCAGCCCGGGCCGCGCTCCAGCTCGGCAACCGCCTCGTCACCGTGAACTACGTCGGCGCCCACCCCGACCACGACTACTTCGACACCCTCGACGACAACGAACGCCTGCTGAAGGAGTGGTCCGGCGCGGCCGGGGGCCGGATCGTCCCCTGGGTCGGTCTGGAGCACCCCTTCTACGCCGACGAGGCCGGGCAGCGCCGGGCCATCGCGCTGGCCGGTGAGTACGGCACCGGGCTGTACACGCACTGCTCCGAGGCCGAGATCGAGGTCGAGCAGTTCCAGCAGCGCTACGGAGCTCGCCCGGTGCACGCCCTGGACCGGCTGGGTTTCTTCGACACCCCGAACACCGTGCTGGCCCACGCGGTCTGGCTCGACGACTCCGAGATCGAGCTCCTCGCCGCCCGCCGCGGGGGCGTCTCGCACAACCCCGTCAGCAACATGAAGCTCGCCAGCGGTTTCGCCCCCGTCGCCGAGCTCCTGGCCGCCGGGGTCGCCGTCGGGATCGGCAGCGACGGGGAGAAGGAGAACAACAACCTCGACCTGTTCGAGGAGATGAAGGTCGCGTCCCTGCTGGGCAAGCTGCGCGTGATGGACGCGGCCGCGATGGACTCCTGGCAGGTCCTGGAGATGGCCACCCGCGGCGGCGCCCGGGCCATGGGCCTGGACGAGACGACCGGGTCGCTGGAAGCAGGCAAGCAGGCGGACCTCATCGCCGTGCGGCTCGACACCCCGCGGATGACCCCGTTGTTCACCGACGGCCCGTACGCCAACGTCCACCACAACCTCGTCCACGCCGTCCGCGGCTCCGACGTCGACCTGACCATGGTGGCGGGACAGGTCGTGGTCCGCGACGGCCGCCTCGTCACCGCCGACCTGCACGAGATCATCTCCCGGGCGAACTCCCTCGTCCCGGACCTGTTCGCCCGCCGCAGCGCGTGGCTCGCCGAGAACGGCGAGCCGGAAGGAGTCATGCCGTGA
- a CDS encoding nucleoside deaminase, with the protein MTDQAPHQTPVTETDLARLRDAIAVSRRSRDRGQHPFGAVLTDPSGAVVLESENSVPADGDCTAHAELKLARAAFQAFGASALAGFTLYTSAEACAMCSGAIYWSGIGRVVHAMSEARLGELTGDHEENPTMALSSAAVLNAGQRVVLVAGPALADEAAAVHEGFWN; encoded by the coding sequence GTGACCGACCAGGCACCTCACCAGACCCCCGTCACCGAGACCGACCTCGCCCGGCTGCGCGACGCCATCGCGGTGTCCCGCCGCTCCCGCGACCGCGGTCAGCACCCCTTCGGTGCGGTGCTCACCGACCCTTCCGGTGCCGTCGTCCTGGAGTCGGAGAACAGCGTCCCGGCCGACGGCGACTGCACCGCGCACGCGGAACTCAAGCTGGCGCGCGCCGCGTTCCAGGCGTTCGGGGCCAGCGCCCTGGCGGGGTTCACGCTGTACACCAGCGCCGAGGCGTGCGCCATGTGCTCCGGGGCGATCTACTGGTCCGGCATCGGCCGGGTCGTGCACGCCATGAGCGAGGCCCGGCTCGGCGAGCTCACCGGCGACCACGAGGAGAACCCCACGATGGCGCTCTCCAGCGCCGCCGTCCTCAACGCGGGACAGCGCGTCGTGCTCGTCGCCGGGCCGGCGCTGGCCGACGAAGCGGCCGCGGTCCACGAGGGGTTCTGGAACTGA